From Solanum lycopersicum chromosome 8, SLM_r2.1, the proteins below share one genomic window:
- the ABCG44 gene encoding pleiotropic drug resistance protein 1 encodes MEGGENLVRVSSARLSGSNVWRNSAMDVFSRSSSREDYDDEEALRWAALEKLPTYSRIRRGLLLEEEGQSREVDITKLDLIERRNLLDRLVKIADEDNEKLLMKLKQRIDRVGLDLPTIEVRFEHLNVDAEARVGSRALPTIFNFTVNILEDFLNYIHILPSRKKPLPILHGVSGIIKPGRMTLLLGPPSSGKTTLLLGLAGKLDKDLKVSGRVTYNGHGMDEFVPQRTSAYISQNDLHIGEMTVRETLAFSARCQGVGDKYEILAELSRREKEANIKPDPDVDIFMKSAWNEGQEANVITDYTLKILGLEICADTLVGDEMIRGISGGQRKRLTTGEMMVGPARALFMDEISTGLDSSTTYQIVNSIRQSIHILQGTAVISLLQPAPETYDLFDDIILLSDGKIVYQGPRENVLEFFEYMGFKCPERKGVADFLQEVTSRKDQEQYWSRRDEPYRFITSCEFSDVFQSFHVGRKLGEELAVPFDKSKSHPAALTTKRYGISKKELLKACAAREYLLMKRNSFVYIFKMVQLTMMASIAMTLFLRTEMHRDTTIDGAVYLGALFYAVITVMFNGFSELALSIMKLPSFYKQRDLLFFPAWAYALPTWILKIPITLVEIAIWVCMTYYVIGFEADVGRFFKQLFLLICLNQMASGLFRFLAALGRNIIVANTFGSCALLVVLVMGGFILSRDDVKQWLIWGYWTSPMMYAQNAIAVNEFLGKSWSHVPPNSTGTDTLGVSFLKSRGIFPEARWYWIGAGALIGYVLLFNFLFTVALAYLNPFGKPQAIISEEIVVERIASKRGEVIELSPIGKSSSERGNDVAISASSRSLSSRVGNITEGDLSKRRGMILPFEPLSITFDDIRYAVDMPQEMKAQGFIEDRLELLKGVSGAFRPGVLTALMGVSGAGKTTLMDVLAGRKTGGYINGTISISGYPKQQETFARISGYCEQTDIHSPHVTVYESLQYSAWLRLPREVDTETRKNFIEEVMELVELIPLREALVGLPGVNGLSTEQRKRLTVAVELVANPSIIFMDEPTSGLDARAAAIVMRTVRNTVDTGRTVVCTIHQPSIDIFDAFDELLLLKRGGEEIFVGPLGRHSSHLIKYFEGIDGVLKIRDGYNPATWMLEVTSLAQEAVLGIDFTELYKNSELYRRNKALIQELSVAAPGSKDLYFETEYSQSFFTQCMACLWKQHLSYWRNPPYTAVRLMFTFFVSLMLGTIFWGLGSKRGRQQDILNAIGSMYSAILFLGIINATSVQPVVAIERTVFYRERAAGMYSALPYAFGQVMIELPHLFLQTIIYGVIVYAMIGFEWTVAKFFWYLFFMYFTLLYFTLYGMMTVAVTPNHTIASIVSSAFYTIWNLFCGFVVPKTRMPVWWRWYYYVCPLSWTLYGLIASQFGDVQDKLDTKETVEQFLENFFDYKHDFVGYVAVILVGISVAFLFIFAYSIKAFNFQKR; translated from the exons ATGGAGGGTGGTGAAAATCTTGTGAGGGTGAGTAGTGCACGTTTGAGTGGTTCAAATGTATGGAGAAATAGTGCTATGGATGTGTTTTCAAGGTCTTCTTCAAGAGAAGATTACGATGATGAAGAGGCGTTGAGATGGGCTGCTCTTGAAAAACTTCCAACTTATAGTCGTATAAGGAGAGGCCTTCTCTTAGAAGAAGAAGGACAGTCTAGAGAAGTCGATATAACAAAGCTTGATTTGATCGAAAGGAGGAATCTTTTAGATAGGCTAGTCAAGATTGCTGATGAAGATAATGAGAAGTTGTTGATGAAGCTCAAACAGCGCATTGATAG AGTTGGTCTGGATCTTCCTACAATTGAAGTCCGGTTTGAGCATTTGAATGTAGACGCAGAAGCTCGTGTAGGTAGTAGAGCTTTACCAACAATATTCAACTTTACAGTTAACATCTTAGAG GATTTCTTGAATTATATTCATATCCTTCCAAGTAGAAAGAAACCACTGCCAATCCTTCATGGGGTCAGTGGAATCATCAAACCAGGCAG AATGACACTGCTTTTAGGACCACCAAGTTCGGGAAAAACAACGTTGCTGTTAGGTTTGGCTGGGAAACTTGATAAAGATCTCAAA GTTTCAGGTAGAGTTACATATAATGGTCATGGGATGGATGAGTTTGTACCACAAAGAACATCTGCTTATATAAGCCAAAATGATCTTCATATTGGAGAAATGACAGTCAGGGAAACACTGGCATTTTCTGCTAGATGTCAAGGAGTTGGAGACAAATATG AAATTTTAGCAGAGTTGTCTAGGAGAGAAAAGGAAGCAAATATTAAGCCAGATCCTGATGTTGATATCTTCATGAAG TCAGCGTGGAATGAAGGACAAGAGGCTAATGTTATAACAGATTATACTCTCAAG ATATTGGGACTTGAAATTTGTGCTGATACACTTGTTGGAGACGAAATGATTCGAGGAATTTCTGGGGGGCAGAGAAAGAGGCTAACAACAG GGGAGATGATGGTTGGACCAGCAAGAGCACTTTTTATGGATGAGATATCGACTGGTTTAGACAGTTCAACGACTTATCAGATTGTCAATTCAATTAGGCAGTCAATCCACATTCTTCAAGGAACTGCTGTAATATCACTTCTGCAGCCTGCACCAGAAACTTATGACTTGTTTGATGATATTATTCTTCTATCAGATGGGAAAATTGTGTACCAAGGTCCCCGGGAAAATGTACTCGAGTTCTTCGAGTACATGGGCTTCAAATGCCCCGAGAGGAAAGGAGTTGCTGATTTCTTACAAGAA GTGACATCAAGAAAGGATCAAGAGCAATACTGGTCACGTCGTGATGAACCTTATAGGTTTATCACATCTTGCGAATTTTCTGATGTATTTCAATCGTTTCATGTTGGACGGAAGCTTGGTGAAGAGCTTGCTGTTCCCTTTGACAAATCCAAGAGTCACCCTGCTGCTCTAACCACCAAGAGGTATGGTATTAGCAAGAAAGAACTCTTGAAAGCCTGCGCAGCTAGAGAATACCTTCTTATGAAGAGGAATTCGTTTGTCTACATATTCAAGATGGTACAG CTAACAATGATGGCGTCTATAGCAATGACACTCTTCCTACGAACGGAGATGCACAGAGATACAACAATAGATGGTGCAGTATACTTAGGTGCACTGTTCTACGCAGTTATCACGGTTATGTTCAATGGTTTCTCAGAGCTTGCCCTCAGTATTATGAAGCTTCCTTCCTTTTACAAACAACGCGATCTTCTCTTCTTTCCTGCTTGGGCATATGCTCTGCCTACTTGGATCCTCAAGATTCCGATCACACTTGTAGAAATTGCTATTTGGGTGTGTATGACTTATTATGTTATTGGATTCGAGGCAGACGTTGGGAG GTTCTTCAAACAGCTATTTCTGCTCATATGTCTTAACCAGATGGCCTCAGGGCTGTTTCGATTCTTAGCTGCTCTTGGAAGGAATATCATTGTTGCAAATACATTTGGATCATGTGCACTGCTCGTAGTTCTTGTAATGGGTGGATTCATTCTGTCAAGAG ATGATGTGAAACAATGGTTGATATGGGGTTACTGGACTTCCCCTATGATGTATGCGCAGAATGCTATAGCTGTGAACGAATTTCTAGGGAAGAGTTGGTCACAT GTTCCTCCGAACTCCACGGGCACAGATACATTAGGAGTATCATTCTTGAAATCGCGTGGAATCTTTCCAGAAGCAAGATGGTATTGGATTGGAGCAGGAGCTCTTATTGGATATGTTCTGCTCTTCAATTTCTTGTTCACAGTGGCCTTAGCTTATCTCAACC CATTTGGTAAACCTCAGGCAATTATTTCTGAAGAGATTGTGGTCGAGAGGATTGCAAGCAAAAGGGGTGAGGTTATTGAACTATCACCAATAGGAAAGAGTTCTTCAG AAAGAGGAAATGATGTTGCGATAAGTGCATCTTCCAGGTCTCTGTCCTCAAGAGTAGGCAACATAACTGAGGGTGATTTAAGCAAGAGAAGGGGAATGATTCTTCCTTTTGAACCCCTTTCAATTACTTTTGATGATATCAGATATGCAGTAGATATGCCACAG GAAATGAAAGCTCAAGGTTTTATCGAGGACCGACTTGAACTCTTGAAAGGGGTAAGTGGTGCTTTTAGACCAGGAGTTTTGACAGCTCTAATGGGTGTTAGTGGAGCTGGTAAGACCACACTTATGGATGTCTTAGCTGGTAGGAAAACCGGTGGCTACATTAATGGAACTATCAGTATATCAGGATACCCAAAGCAGCAAGAAACGTTTGCTCGGATATCAGGATACTGTGAGCAAACTGACATTCATTCACCTCATGTTACAGTATACGAATCATTGCAGTATTCTGCTTGGCTTCGACTGCCTCGTGAAGTTGACACTGAAACCCGAAAG AATTTCATTGAGGAGGTCATGGAACTTGTAGAGCTAATCCCTCTAAGAGAAGCACTTGTTGGATTGCCTGGAGTAAATGGTCTTTCAACTGAACAACGAAAACGACTTACAGTTGCAGTTGAACTAGTTGCCAATCCTTCTATAATATTCATGGATGAGCCAACCTCTGGATTAGATGCAAGAGCAGCTGCAATAGTGATGAGAACAGTCAGAAACACTGTAGATACAGGTCGAACAGTAGTATGTACCATCCATCAGCCTAGCATTGACATATTTGATGCTTTTGATGAG CTCCTACTCCTGAAACGAGGAGGCGAAGAAATATTTGTCGGCCCATTAGGACGCCATTCTTCTCACCTTATTAAGTATTTTGAG GGAATCGATGGAGTTCTGAAAATCAGAGATGGTTACAATCCAGCAACATGGATGTTGGAGGTAACTTCACTAGCACAAGAAGCAGTTCTTGGAATTGACTTTACAGAATTGTACAAGAACTCAGAATTGTATAG gagaaacaaagctttaaTCCAGGAACTAAGTGTGGCAGCCCCAGGTTCAAAAGACCTATACTTTGAAACTGAGTATTCTCAGTCTTTCTTCACCCAATGCATGGCTTGCTTATGGAAACAACACTTGTCATACTGGCGAAATCCTCCTTACACAGCAGTCAGGCTCATGTTCACATTCTTTGTTTCTCTCATGCTTGGAACGATATTCTGGGGTCTTGGTTCCAAAAG GGGAAGGCAACAAGATATTTTGAATGCAATTGGTTCAATGTATTCTGCGATCTTATTTCTTGGCATAATAAACGCTACTTCTGTACAGCCAGTCGTTGCCATTGAGAGGACGGTCTTCTATAGGGAAAGAGCAGCCGGAATGTATTCAGCTCTGCCTTATGCATTTGGACAG GTTATGATTGAACTCCCACACCTTTTCCTCCAGACGATCATCTATGGTGTTATAGTCTATGCGATGATCGGATTTGAATGGACAGTTGCCAAGTTCTTTTGGTATCTCTTCTTCATGTACTTCACCTTGTTGTACTTCACATTATACGGGATGATGACAGTAGCTGTTACTCCTAATCACACCATTGCATCCATCGTTTCATCTGCATTTTACACAATATGGAACCTTTTCTGTGGATTCGTCGTTCCAAAAACA AGGATGCCAGTGTGGTGGAGATGGTACTATTACGTTTGCCCCCTTTCGTGGACACTATACGGACTAATTGCATCACAATTTGGAGATGTACAAGACAAATTGGATACAAAGGAAACAGTGGAACAATTCTTAGAGAATTTTTTCGATTACAAACACGATTTTGTGGGATACGTTGCAGTCATTCTTGTTGGAATATCAGTTgcttttctcttcatttttgcTTACTCAATCAAAGCATTCAACTTCCAGAAAAGATAG